Part of the Catalinimonas alkaloidigena genome is shown below.
TTCCGTAACAATGGCGTAGTGCCAACAAGACTTGAATATCCCCCTTCGGAGTATTCTTTGAATAGTGAGAATGTCCGTGAAGCTATTCAACTTCTGGATGGTGAAGATAATATGCAGACAGAACTGTGGTGGGTGGAGAATTGATCTCAGAGTACGCCTAATAGCATAATCAGAAACTAAATTGATAGAAAATGAAAAGAATTAAATATGTAAACATTGTAATTGCTACTGTAATAGGCATAGCTTTCCTTGCCTGTGAGGAAGACCCTATGCTTTTAGACCGCATTGCAGCTCCTGCATTAATTACGCTAGAAACAGCAGACAATGATTTTTCCTTTCCGGCAGACACACCGGTTGAATTTACGCTGGGCTTCAGGAAACTTGAAAAAAACGGTGTATACATTGACACTCTAGACTATGGATCAGCAGATATCAATTCGGTAGATATATATTCATTTGTCAACTCACGATATAATCAGGTGATCACCGATCTGCCTGTAACCCAGGGTAAAGCCGATGTAAGTTTATCATGGGGAGAGATATTACAAGGTGTAGATCCTGAAGATGCATCATCTATTAGATTAGATATTACAGGGGAGATTGATGGACAGGAATTTAACTGGACAGAAAACCTGACGATATCTATTGAGTAAGAGTACATCATCCATAGGATTGACCTACCTATTTCTTGAATGAATTTAAATATAAAAATGAAAAAGAATCACGAAAAAATTAGAAAAGGAATCAACCGTAGACAAGCTATTAAATATAGCATTAAAGGTGCTACTATCGGAACAATGGGTAGCTTATTGCCGCACTCTACTAAAGCCGACTTTCCTAATCTAATAAGAAAAAGAAGCAAAGATAGTAAGGTAGCTGTTGTTGGAGCGGGAGCATTCGGGGGTTGGACAGCACTTCATTTGTTACGTATGGGATATGATGTAACGCTGATTGACCAATTTGGCCCTGGGAATAGTCAAGCCAGTTCCGGGGGGGAAACAAGACTTATAAGACCATTTTATGGCGATCAGGAGGTTTACTTCAATATGGTTCTTCGCTCTCTGGAATTATGGACGGAGAACGAAGAAAAAATGAATGAGAAAATTTTATATCAGAATGGACTGGTCATTTTTAATCAGGCAGCCAGTAATCCTAGGGTTGAGGACGCATTACCCATGTATAAAAAAGCAGGGCTTAGGTTTGAAAAGATTAGCCCGGATGAGGCAGCAAAGAGATGGCCGCAAATCAAAACATCAGACCTTGATCATGTGATGTATGATCCAGTAGCAGGTTTTCTCAAAGCCAGAGAAGGCTGTAAAGCCGTTCGTGATTTATTTGTAAAAGAAGGGGGTAATTTTATTCAGGATCAGGTAGCAAAAGAAAATATAGCAGGCGGCAAAGCTAACTCATTAAGTCTTACCAGTGGTACTACAATTGAAGCCGATAGTTTCGTATTTGCCTGCGGCCCCTGGTTAACCCGCCTGTTTCCCGAAATGCTTAATAAGCTCAATGTTACACGCCAGGCATGTTTCTTCTTTGCTTCCCCGCCTGGCCAGTCAGATCTTATGGAAAATAAATTACCTACCTGGTTTAATCGTGACCTAGATGGGGTGTTTGGTGCATATGGCGTTCCAGGGAGTGACTACAGAGGCTTTAAGATCGCCTTTGAACTTGAAGATATTATTACAGATAAGTTTGATACTTACCATCGTTATGTTAAACCCGAAGAACAAGAGCATGCAAAAAAAATACTTGCATTGCGCTTTCCTAAAATGGCGGGACGCCCCCTTCTGGATCAGCGGGTATGTCAGTATACCGAGACACCTGATCGGAATTTTATACTAGACAAACATCCGTTGGCACCCAATCTTTGGATCATGGGTGGGGGTTCAGGCCATGGCTATAAGCATGGTGCTTCATTTGGAGAAATGGCCGCTCAAAGTGTCAGCGGAGAAAGAGAAGTAATGGATATGTTTGCCTTAAACCGTCTGTTAACATAATACAAAAATGGTCCTATATTAAGTGATTTGTATCATAGAAAGCTCTTATATGAAGAAGCCTCTGTCCTACCCAGAAAGCGATAAATTAAGTGATATTGTCATTTAAGCAGACTGAATACAACATTGTACACGGCTATTTCATAAGATGTCGCTATACTTAAAAAGAGCCGCTCTGACCCGTTTTACACTGCAAAAGAGAACAAACCGCTTTAAATCTTATGATTTTTGGTGGTTTTTCTTTTTTCTACTCCTTATTTCCTGCATCTACTCACAATAAAATGGAATAGAGCGCTCATGTTTAACTTATCAATCGTCCGTTTTATCCACATATGTATAAGGGGCGAAAAGGAACAGGTAAAATTAGTTCTTCCCCCCTTGTCTTCCCAAAAAACAGTGTCGTTCAACTTATTTTAAATGCCCTTTTTTTATAGTTATTCAGACATCTCTGTAGAATATCTGTTCAGTCAAAAACTTATATCTTCATAAAGAAAAACATGTCAACCTGTTATATCAATTTGGGCGGTCTGATGCTTGTAAAACTAAATTCTAAAAGTGAGGGTGTAAGACTGTATTAGCATAGCAAACTCCCCGCTTATGTTAAAGGCAATATTTTTCCGGAAGTTCCCTGCACCCAAACTATAAGTGAATTACATGCTGAAAATGGTGAGCTGCTTTGTCAAGAATTGGCATGTTAACATAAGTCAAAATAAGTAATCTTAATCATATCAAGTATTTTTAGTAAGAATAATGACATATCATTTCAAAGAAAATGTAAAGAAACATACATTGATAGCAATTCTTTGCTAACACAAAATAAGATAATATCAAACAGACATTTGATAACTATCCCCTTTTTATTAGTACTGATGAAGCAATTTAAGTTTTTATTTTATAGTTATCTAAATGACTTTAACGAAATTAGGCAACAGTACAAAAAACCTTACCTTTATTTTGCGAGTATTAATACTTAAGTACTAGGATGGAGTACATGCAATTGATATGTTTGTGATATGAAAAATCAGATATCAATTTATTACTGTTTTAAAAATCAATCCTAGTTTATTATGCTTTCTGCTTTTGCAAAGTTTGGAATATTGGTAATAAGTATATTTTCAACATTTATATTCAATTCAGTTAATGCACAAATAACCCATGGGCAAAAATATTTCAATTATCAAATTATTAGTTCAATTCCCATTAATTATTTATATCCAGGCAAGATTCTAGGACTATGCAGTACAGAAGATGAAGTGAGTATGGTATCTACTCAAATTTTAAAAGGTGATCTACCAGAAGGTATTTCCATTTTTGATGATGGTACAATTGGTGTAAAAAATGTCAACCAGATAAAACCTGGGAAATTCAAAATCAAAGCTGAATTCATTGATGTTCATGGTAATAGCTTTACGGAGAAAATTAAGTTTGAAATCCTGGAAGCGATCAGTTCTGTTGATATTGAAACTTCCATTCATATAATGAAGCCCAAGTTCATCAATCCCAAACTTACCAATCATTACAAAACAGGAGACGTCATTGCTCAATTTCATGACCCTGATGGAATGATTATCGAGGCTAAGCTTATTAGAGGTGTTATTCCTCCAGGGGTTAAGCTAGTACAAAACAAAAAATTTATTGTTACTGATCCGGAAGTTTTAAAAGAAGGTGAATATTTCTGTCTGTTCTTTCTAAAAGATGAAAAAGAAGGCAATACTTTTATAGCAACTTCTTTGGCCATAGGCATCGATATGGATAATATTAATGATCTAAGTGAGTCTAGCAATAAAAGTGTTGAGAAATAAAGCTCACCTCCATACCTTTTAAGCGCAAGGAAATTTGCTAAGCAGTGTTTTAGGCTTACGAAAGAGCATAACTTTATCATGATATGCTGTAAACCATTTTTTGTTATTGCCTAGCGTGTAAACCTTCAAACTCTTTATTTTTGCTATTGTTGAAATCAGCTCTATCTCTGTATCCTAAAGACAATATAAAGTATATTGATGACACTGAGCATGTCTCATAAACTATGTTCTCTTTTAGGCCCCCATTCTTGAGTATCAAACATCAGCACGGCAGCCGCCTGTCAGTTAAGTTGCTTGAGTGATTTTTCATCTCTAAAATTTGATTCTTTCCTGAAGATACTGGCACCTGTCTTTCTTTAGGAGAATTTCCAAACTTGCTCTCAGTTTATATTACCTCTCTTATTGAGTAGGCTACTGGTGCTTAAGCTGTTTTGTGTAGGTTAGGTACTAGCTGCAGTTGGTACGACCTACTTATGAAAAGCTTTGTGGCAGGAAACCGTTCATCTAAAAGAAAACATATACTATTTCAACCACTGGACTGGCGGCCGGTGAAGCAACGAATGTGTAGCAATTACTTATCAGGTAAGGAAAAAGGCAATACGACCAACTCCCTTTAATATACTGACAAACTGGGGTTAAATATTGTACTTGCCCAGAAGCATATCAGTCAAAAAGAATGCAAGAGGGCTAATTGTCAACTTTTGGAAAAAATCTCATCAAGAGGCATTTACAGTGCCCTGCCGGTAAGTCTGATCTGGCTCATGAACTATACGCAAAGCATAGAAAACTGTCCAAGATTATGAACTGTTATTTTTCAAATAAGAACCTATCTGAAAGTTAACTAGTACTTCCAGACCCTGTTATGGTATCAGGAAACCAGGCATCATGACTACTGCTCCGGTTTACAGAAAGGAGGTCAATGGCTAGAAGATGAAACGAGTTATAAAACACAAAATGGTTTTAGAAAGCTATTCATTGAATGTAATAGAATGTCCTTCCTTCAAAATATCGTTAATTAAGTCCAGTACTATATGTATCTCTTCGTCAAGAGATGCGATAAGCCCCTTAATTTTTTGGTGATCAAATACATTTTGTGCTTCCAGTGTTTTAGCAATCTCAGCAATAACGTACATATTTGCTGAAGAAGTTGTTCCTTTCAATCTGTGGCCCAACTCTTTTATTGACTGCAAATTTTCATTTTCAAGAGCTTCATAAAGTTTTAATTGAGTGTCTTTTATTTGTAGAGATAATTCGCGCAAAAGTTCTAACAGGACTGATTCTTCAAAGCCAGTTTTTTCTTTAAAAGCCTGAAAGTCAAAATGATTTTTTGATACAGCTGTATTTTCTTCTATCGTAAGAACTTCAGTTTCCAGACTGAGCCACTTTTTTAGAACTGAACACAATTTATCATAAACAATAGGTTTGCTTAAATACTCATCCATCCCTGCCTGAATACAACGCTCATCCTCCCCTTTTGCAATCCCCGCAGTAAAGGCTATAATTGGAACATGAACATTCTTTTCTATTTCCCGGATTTTTTGAGTTGCTTCAAGTCCACTCATTTTGGGCATTTGAACATCCATCAGAATTATATCAGGGGTATTGTGATCACAGTATTCAATAGCCTCCTCTCCATTTTTAGCTTCAGCAATTAATGCACATGGTAGAATTTTATTTACCATGCTTTTAGCAAGTAATATATTATAAGGCACATCATCTACTATCAAAACCTTAAATGGATAGGTAAAACTATTATTTGCTCCATCTTCTAGTGTAGAGGTGATAATTTGTTCATCGTTTTTCTGATTGCTAATATTACTTAAAGTTGCAAATAACTGTTCCAGCGAGATTGGCTTACTTATTCTACTTTGAACATCA
Proteins encoded:
- a CDS encoding NAD(P)/FAD-dependent oxidoreductase, giving the protein MKKNHEKIRKGINRRQAIKYSIKGATIGTMGSLLPHSTKADFPNLIRKRSKDSKVAVVGAGAFGGWTALHLLRMGYDVTLIDQFGPGNSQASSGGETRLIRPFYGDQEVYFNMVLRSLELWTENEEKMNEKILYQNGLVIFNQAASNPRVEDALPMYKKAGLRFEKISPDEAAKRWPQIKTSDLDHVMYDPVAGFLKAREGCKAVRDLFVKEGGNFIQDQVAKENIAGGKANSLSLTSGTTIEADSFVFACGPWLTRLFPEMLNKLNVTRQACFFFASPPGQSDLMENKLPTWFNRDLDGVFGAYGVPGSDYRGFKIAFELEDIITDKFDTYHRYVKPEEQEHAKKILALRFPKMAGRPLLDQRVCQYTETPDRNFILDKHPLAPNLWIMGGGSGHGYKHGASFGEMAAQSVSGEREVMDMFALNRLLT